The Dendropsophus ebraccatus isolate aDenEbr1 chromosome 3, aDenEbr1.pat, whole genome shotgun sequence genome includes a region encoding these proteins:
- the SNRNP35 gene encoding U11/U12 small nuclear ribonucleoprotein 35 kDa protein, which translates to MNEWTPLAKEYDPLKAGSIDGTDEEPHDRAVLRAMLARYVPNKGVVGDPQLTLFVSRLSQQTTEEKLKEVFSRYGDIQRIRLVKDFITGFSKGYAFIEYKQESAIKKAYRDAYRLVIDQREIFVDYELERVLKGWIPRRLGGGFGGKKESGQLRFGGRDRPFRKPINLPMFPGNSRLEGYGEKRQRSRSRERSYDWRAKRERGRESRRPHSPDREHTTERHPREERNRDSQREDRDRRRRESKRERSRERDYRK; encoded by the coding sequence ATGAATGAATGGACGCCTTTAGCCAAGGAATACGATCCGCTTAAAGCTGGAAGTATTGACGGCACAGATGAAGAACCTCACGATCGTGCCGTGCTTCGGGCAATGTTGGCCCGTTACGTCCCCAATAAAGGAGTGGTCGGGGACCCCCAGCTGACCTTGTTTGTGTCTCGCTTAAGCCAGCAAACAACGGAAGAAAAACTAAAAGAAGTCTTCTCTCGGTATGGAGACATCCAGAGGATCCGACTGGTTAAAGACTTCATCACTGGCTTTTCTAAGGGTTACGCATTCATCGAATATAAACAGGAGAGTGCTATAAAGAAAGCGTACAGGGACGCCTACAGACTGGTGATAGATCAGCGGGAAATCTTTGTGGATTATGAACTGGAAAGAGTCCTGAAAGGATGGATCCCACGCAGGTTAGGAGGTGGATTTGGAGGTAAAAAGGAGTCGGGGCAGCTCAGGTTTGGCGGGCGCGATAGACCATTTAGAAAGCCAATAAATCTGCCAATGTTCCCCGGTAACAGTCGATTAGAAGGCTATGGAGAAAAGAGACAGCGGTCACGCTCCAGAGAACGGTCTTATGACTGGAgagcgaagagagagagaggaagagagagcagACGGCCACACAGTCCTGACAGAGAACATACTACAGAGAGACATCCCAGAGAGGAAAGGAACAGAGACTCTCAGAGAGAGGACAGAGACAGGAGAAGAAGAGAGAGCAAAAGAGAGAGAAGCCGAGAACGAGATTACAGAAAATAA